The Pseudomonas sp. KU26590 genomic sequence ATACGCGTGAACGCGCGCCGTAGTAGCCTTTAGCAAGTTTCAGAATTTTTTTGTGACGCTTACGGGCAATGACGCCACGCTTTACACGAGCCATGAGTTAATTCCTCTGTTCTTGATCAAAATTAGCAAAGGCGCAGCATGCGCTTGACTTTTGCCACGTCGGACGGATGCAGCAAGCTGCTTCCACGCAATTGACGCTTACGCTTTGTCGACATTTTGGTCAGGATGTGGCTCTTGAAAGCGTGCTTGTGCTTGATGCCATTCGCGGTCTTCAAAAACCGCTTAGCTGCACCACTTTTAGTCTTCATCTTTGGCATGTTCGGATACTCCGCATTCAGTTGATAAACATAACCGCAAGGCCTGCCGTGCCCTGGTGGTTATTTCTTCTTTTTCGGGGCGATGACCATGATCAGCTGGCGTCCTTCCATCTTAGGATGCTGTTCGACCGAACCGTATTCGAGCAGGTCAGCTTCAACCCGCTTCAACAGCTCCATCCCCAGCTCCTGGTGGGCCATCTCACGACCGCGAAATCTCAAGGAAATCTTGGCCCTGTCCCCGTCACTCAGGAAACGTACCAGGTTGCGTAGTTTTACCTGGTAATCCCCTTCCTCCGTCCCTGGACGAAACTTGATTTCTTTAACCTGGATCTGCTTCTGATTCTTCTTGGCGGCAGCAACCTGTTTCTTCTTTTCGAAGATCGATTTGCCGTAGTCCATCAGTTTGCAAACAGGGGGTACTGCATCGGCGGAAATTTCCACCAGATCCAGTTTGGCCTCTTCAGCCTTAAGAAGCGCGTCTTCAATTGACACAATCCCAAGCTGCTCACCCTCAGCCCCAATTAAACGAACCTCACGTGCCGAGATATTCTCGTTGATCGGGGCTTTCGGTGCAGCTCGTTTATCTTGTCTCATTTCACGCTTAATAATAATTACTCCGAATCTTGGCGACCACGCCGGGAAACCGCTTGTGCAAGGAACTCCGAGAACTGGGCGACCGGCATCGAGCCAAGGTCTGCGCCTTCACGTGTACGCACAGCGACAGTTTGTGTTTCAACCTCCCGATCCCCAATCACGAGGAGATACGGAATTTTGAGCAACGTATGCTCGCGGATTTTAAAGCCGATCTTTTCATTTCTCAAGTCGGACTTGGCACGAAATCCGCTTTGCGCCAATGTTTTTTCCACATCAAGGGCAAAATCAGCCTGTTTATCAGTGATGTTCATGATCACTGCTTGAGTTGGAGCAAGCCACGCCGGGAAGGCGCCTTCGTAATGCTCGATCAGGATTCCGATGAAGCGTTCGAAGGAGCCAAGGATTGCGCGGTGCAACATGACTGGGTGCTTACGGCCGTTGTCTTCCGACACGAATTCGGCGCCCAGACGGATCGGCAGGTTGAAATCGAGCTGCAGAGTACCGCATTGCCACACGCGACCCAAGCAATCCTTGAGAGAAAATTCGATCTTCGGACCGTAGAACGCGCCCTCGCCCGGTTGCAGATCGTACGGCAGACCAGCGCTGTCAAGGGCTGCAGCCAGGGCGGACTCAGCGCGATCCCACAATTCATCGGACCCGACACGCTTCTCCGGACGGGTCGACAGCTTCATCTCGATGTCTTTGAAACCGAAATCGGCGTAGACCGCCATGGTCAGCTTGATGAACGCGGCGGATTCGGCCTGCATCTGTTCTTCGGTGCAGAAGATGTGCGCGTCGTCCTGGGTGAAAGCCCGAACACGCATGATGCCGTGCAGCGCGCCCGAGGGCTCGTTGCGGTGGCAGGCGCCGAATTCGGCCAGGCGCAGCGGCAACTCGCGGTAGCTTTTCAGGCCCTGATTGAACACCTGTACGTGGCACGGGCAGTTCATCGGCTTGATGGCGTAGTCGCGGTTTTCCGACTGGGTGGTGAACATGTTCTCGGCGTAGTTGGCCCAGTGACCGGACTTCTCCCACAGCGAGCGGTCGACAACCTGAGGGGTCTTGATCTCCAGGTAGCCGTTTTCGCGCTGGGTCGTGCGCATGTACTGCTCAAGCACCTGGTAGAGCGTCCAGCCGTTCGGGTGCCAGAAGACCATGCCCGGCGCTTCTTCCTGGGTGTGGAACAGGCCCAGACGCTTGCCGATCTTGCGGTGATCGCGTTTTTCGGCTTCTTCGATGCGCTGAATGTAAGCAGCCAGCTGCTTCTTGTCGGCCCACGCGGTGCCATAAACGCGCTGCAGCTGCTCGTTCTTGGCATCCCCGCGCCAGTAGGCGCCGGACAACTTGGTCAGTTTGAATGACTTGAGAAAACGCGTGTTCG encodes the following:
- the rpmI gene encoding 50S ribosomal protein L35; translated protein: MPKMKTKSGAAKRFLKTANGIKHKHAFKSHILTKMSTKRKRQLRGSSLLHPSDVAKVKRMLRLC
- the infC gene encoding translation initiation factor IF-3; the encoded protein is MIIKREMRQDKRAAPKAPINENISAREVRLIGAEGEQLGIVSIEDALLKAEEAKLDLVEISADAVPPVCKLMDYGKSIFEKKKQVAAAKKNQKQIQVKEIKFRPGTEEGDYQVKLRNLVRFLSDGDRAKISLRFRGREMAHQELGMELLKRVEADLLEYGSVEQHPKMEGRQLIMVIAPKKKK
- the thrS gene encoding threonine--tRNA ligase; translated protein: MPTITLPDGSQRSFDHPVSVAEVAASIGAGLAKATVAGKVNGQLVDASDIIDADASLQIITPKDQEGLEIIRHSCAHLVGHAVKQLYPTAKMVIGPVIDDGFYYDIAYERPFTPDDMAAIEQRMQQLIEKDYDVIKKVTPRAEVIEVFTARGEDYKLRLVEDMPNEQAMGLYYHEEYVDMCRGPHVPNTRFLKSFKLTKLSGAYWRGDAKNEQLQRVYGTAWADKKQLAAYIQRIEEAEKRDHRKIGKRLGLFHTQEEAPGMVFWHPNGWTLYQVLEQYMRTTQRENGYLEIKTPQVVDRSLWEKSGHWANYAENMFTTQSENRDYAIKPMNCPCHVQVFNQGLKSYRELPLRLAEFGACHRNEPSGALHGIMRVRAFTQDDAHIFCTEEQMQAESAAFIKLTMAVYADFGFKDIEMKLSTRPEKRVGSDELWDRAESALAAALDSAGLPYDLQPGEGAFYGPKIEFSLKDCLGRVWQCGTLQLDFNLPIRLGAEFVSEDNGRKHPVMLHRAILGSFERFIGILIEHYEGAFPAWLAPTQAVIMNITDKQADFALDVEKTLAQSGFRAKSDLRNEKIGFKIREHTLLKIPYLLVIGDREVETQTVAVRTREGADLGSMPVAQFSEFLAQAVSRRGRQDSE